Below is a genomic region from Paludicola sp. MB14-C6.
ATGAAGTATGTTATCATAGGCAATTCAGCCGCAGGAATTGGAGCTGTAGAGGGAATCAGGCAGATTGATAAGTTGGGCGAAATAACCGTTATTACTAATGAGCCGTATCATACGTATTCACGACCTCTTATATCATATCTTTTGCTTGGCAAGACAGATTTGCAAAGAATGAAATATCGTGATGATGATTTTTATATTAAAAATAATGTAAATTTACGTGCTTCATCTACCGTTATAAAAATCAATGAGATTGAGAATTACGTTACAATAAATGATGGTAGTAAGATTCCTTATGATAAGCTGCTTGTTGCAACAGGCTCGTCAGCATTTGTCCCACCATTTGAGGGGCTGAATCATGTGAAAAATAAGTTTACCTTTATGACACTTGACGATGCTAATGCACTAAACAAGGCTATAGATATGAATTCAAAAGTCTTAATTGTAGGTGCAGGCCTTATCGGCTTAAAATGTGCTGAGGGAATACATCAAAAAGTCAAAAGTATAACTGTTGTTGATTTATCATCTAGAATATTATCAAGCATTTTGGATGATACAGGAGCAAAAATGGTGCAAAATCATATGGAAGCTCAGAATATATCATTTAAAATGTCACAAAAAGTTAAGAGCTTTACAAAAAATGCAGCGACTCTTGAAAATGGTGAGGAAATCCCATTTGACGTTTTAGTATTGGCAGTAGGTGTACGTCCAAATATTGAGCTTTTAAAAGGAGTAACTGAAATAGAAAAAGGCATAATAATCAACACGAAATGTCAAACAAAAAATGAGAATATATATGCTGCCGGAGATTGCACACAAAGCGAGGATGTTTCAAGTGGCGATCATAAAATTATGGCTCTTCTTCCTAATGCGTATATGCAAGGAGAATGTGCAGGAATCAACATGGCGGGTGGAGATGCGGCTTTCAATAAAGCGATACCTATGAATGCAATCGGCTTTTTTGGATTACACATGATTACTGCGGGAAATTATATAGGGGATGCTTATATTCAAGAAGATGGTAAAACCTATAAGAAGTTGTTTTATAGTAACAATAAATTAAACGGTTATATTCTGATTGGTAATGTTGAAAAGGCAGGAATTTATACAAATCTTATCAGAGAAAGAACAGCTCTTGGCACGCTTGATTTTGAACTTATCTGCAAAAAGCCTGGCCTTATGGCGTTTACTAAAGAGTATAGGAATACGAAGTTAGGAGGTATGATAAATGAAAATTGATGCATTTAACTTAGATTATCGTGAACTAAATACTAAAATTAAGCAAGCTGATAGTGATGTTCTGATAGAGAATTGCTATGGCCAACGATTTATAGGATCAGGACTAGAAGGCAAAAATATTATGATAAATGGTACACCGGGAAATGCATTGGGATCATATCTTAACGGTGCAGTTATAACAGTAAACGGTAATGCTCAGGATGCTGTTGGTGATACGATGAATGACGGAAAAATTGTAATCGATGGCAATGTTGGAGATGCATTAGGATATGCAATGCGAGGCGGAAAGATATATGTTCGTGGCAATGCAGGATACAGAACCGGTATTCATATGAAAGAATATAAAGAAAAAAGGCCGATTATCGTTGTTGGAGGTAAGGTGGGCAGCTTTTTAGGTGAATATCTTGCTGGAGGGCTTATTGTTGTGTTAGGACTTGACAGTGTTGAGATACCTGTTGGAAACTTTACGGGAACGGGTATGCATGGCGGTACTATTTTTATTAGAAGCAAAGAGGCACTTCCAAATCTTCCGGCACAAGTTATAGCTGAAATCGCCACTAAAGATGATATGAAAGAAATTGAGCCAATTTTATGTGAATATGCGGAATGTTTTAATATCAACATAAATGAAATGATGAACGAACAATTTTATAAATTAAAAGCAAATGCTAAAAATCCATACAAACAACTTTACACAGCCAATTAAGGAGTGGGTAAAATGATAACAACAGCTAATGAGGTTATAGAATTTGTAAAAGAAAATGATGTAAAGTTTATAAGGCTTGCTTTTTGCGATCCATTCGGAACGCAAAAGAACATATCTATTATGCCTGGCGAACTTTCATCAGCATTTGAAAATGGTGTTTCCTTTGATGCTTCGGCTATCAAAGGATTTCATGATGTTACGAAGTCAGATCTGCTACTTTTCCCTGATCCATCAACGTTAACGGTGTTACCATGGCGTCCGGGACCGGGTAGGGTTGTGCGTTTTTACTGTGATATAAAAAATCCAGACAAAACCGTATTTACTCATGATAGTAGAAATATCCTCAAACGAGTGGTAAAACGTTGTGCTGAAATGGGCTATGTTTGTAAAATTGGTGCGGAATGTGAATTTTATTTGTTTAAAATGGATGAGAATGGTGAACCAACTGATAAAACTCTCGATTATGGCGGCTATCTTGATATTGCACCGCTTGACAAAGGAGAGAATATTCGACGTGAAATATGCTTGTGTCTGCAAGAAATGGGGCTTAAACTGGAAACCTCGCATCACGAGCAGGGTCCTGGGCAAAATGAAATTGACTTTAAGTTTAGTGATGCTTTAAACTCAGCAGATAATATATTAACATTTAAGTCTGCTGTAAAAGCAATAGCTGCAAGAAACGGTTTATATGCTTCGTTTATGCCAAAGCCAATTGCGGGCCAAAGTGGAAATGGATTGCATACAAATATTTCGCTTTCTAAAAATGGTTTCAATATTTTTAATAAAAAGAACGGTGATCATTCAAAAATAGTCGAAAGCTTCATTGCAGGTGTATTGCAAAAAACTCCTGAGATTACTTTGTTTCTCAATCCAATAACCAACTCATATGAGCGTTTCGGTAAATATGAAGCACCAAAATATGTTTCTTGGTCACATCAAAACCGCTCTCAACTTGTCAGAATACCGGCAGCAAATGGCGAAAAGGTACGAATGGAATTACGTTCTCCGGACCCAACTGTTAATCCATATTTGGCTTTTGCACTTATAATCAGCGCAGGACTTGATGGAATTGAAAAAGCTCTATCGTTACCACCGGCTGTTGATGCAGATTTATTTAATGCGGATGAAAGTGTCACCAAAAAACTTTCAGTACTTCCGGATAGTCTAGCTCAAGCAATTGCTTTAAGTGAGCATTCTGAATTTGTAAAAAGCATTATTGGCGAAGAAATGCTTATGAAGTATATTGCATTTAAAAAAGAGGAAGTTCAATCATTTCAAAATGCAGAGAATAAAGAAAACTTCTATAAGGAGAGGTATTTTAAGTTTATTTAAACAAATATATTGAATTTGAAAGGTGGCGATTTTACGGAAAATGTTTTGATTGTATCAAATACGGAAAAGAGTATTGCTTTTTTCACACAAGTATTACAATCATTTTCGGTAAGCAGAATTGTCACCGTATTTTCTTGTTCAGAAGCAAGAACCTTATTGCTCGAACAAGATTTTGACTTGGTTGTAATTAATGCGCCGCTTCGTGATGAATCTGGAGAAAGTTTATCAAGGCATATAGCAACAAAAGGCATTAGCCAAGTAATTCTTGTTGTAAAAAGCGAATTTTATGATGAAATATCTGATGTGGTTGAAGACTATGGAGTAATAACCATAGAAAAGCCTATTAACAAAAATCATTTTTGGTTGGCATTAAAGCTTGCGAAAGCTGCTCAGAACAAGCTAAAATCCATGCAAGTGGAAAACACTAAGTTGTTACAAAAAATCGAAGATATACGTATTGTTGATCGAGCAAAGTGTATTCTTATATCTTATTTGAATATGAGTGAAAGTGAAGCGCATAAGTATATTGAACGACAGGCTATGGATACCAGGACAACTAAGAGAGCGGTAGCGGAAGGAGTATTGAAAACCTATGAGAGTTAGTGATAAATTACACGAAGAATGTGCTGTTTTCGGCGTAAGCGTAAAAACGGATGAAGCTGCAGGGATTACTTACAATGGATTGTTATCGTTGCAACATCGTGGGCAGGAAGGTGCAGGAATAGCTGTAATTTCTGAAAACCAAATTACTTGTCACAAAGATGTTGGGCTGGTAAGTGAAATCTTTTCCGGTGGTGAACTCGAGAAACTTCCAAAGTGTAGTGCTGCTGTGGGACACACACGGTATTCAACTACTGGCAGCAACACAAAAGAAAACGTTGGACCATTTATTACAGAATATTTAACCGGACGAATAGCAACAGCACATAATGGTAATATTACGAATGCGAAAGACATTAAAAACAAATTAAAAAAACATGGTTTACGCTTTAACGCAACGAGCGACAGCGAAGTCGCTTCCTCTCTTATAGCTTATTATATGATGAAAGAGGATGATGCAATTAAAGGCGTTATAAGAGCAGCATCCGATTTAAGAGGTGCTTTCTCGCTCATCATTTTATGTAGTACAGGCAAGCTGATTGCTGTGCGTGACCCATATGGATACCGCCCTTTATGTATAGGAAAAAATGATATAGGAATTGCGGTTGCGTCAGAGTCTTGTGCACTTGAAGCTAATGGATTTGATTTTGTAAGAGATGTTTTGCCTGGTGAGATTATAGTCATTGAGAATAGTAAGATTATCTTTGAAAACGTAGAATTGCAAAAAAATGATGAATGTGGCGGCTTATGCATTTTTGAATACGTTTATTTTGCTCGACCTGATAGCATCATTGATAATCTTAGTGTTTATGAAGCACGTTTTAATATGGGCACTATACTTGCAAAGGAATATCCCGTTGAAGCT
It encodes:
- a CDS encoding NAD(P)/FAD-dependent oxidoreductase, which produces MKYVIIGNSAAGIGAVEGIRQIDKLGEITVITNEPYHTYSRPLISYLLLGKTDLQRMKYRDDDFYIKNNVNLRASSTVIKINEIENYVTINDGSKIPYDKLLVATGSSAFVPPFEGLNHVKNKFTFMTLDDANALNKAIDMNSKVLIVGAGLIGLKCAEGIHQKVKSITVVDLSSRILSSILDDTGAKMVQNHMEAQNISFKMSQKVKSFTKNAATLENGEEIPFDVLVLAVGVRPNIELLKGVTEIEKGIIINTKCQTKNENIYAAGDCTQSEDVSSGDHKIMALLPNAYMQGECAGINMAGGDAAFNKAIPMNAIGFFGLHMITAGNYIGDAYIQEDGKTYKKLFYSNNKLNGYILIGNVEKAGIYTNLIRERTALGTLDFELICKKPGLMAFTKEYRNTKLGGMINEN
- a CDS encoding glutamate synthase; this translates as MKIDAFNLDYRELNTKIKQADSDVLIENCYGQRFIGSGLEGKNIMINGTPGNALGSYLNGAVITVNGNAQDAVGDTMNDGKIVIDGNVGDALGYAMRGGKIYVRGNAGYRTGIHMKEYKEKRPIIVVGGKVGSFLGEYLAGGLIVVLGLDSVEIPVGNFTGTGMHGGTIFIRSKEALPNLPAQVIAEIATKDDMKEIEPILCEYAECFNININEMMNEQFYKLKANAKNPYKQLYTAN
- a CDS encoding glutamine synthetase family protein, which produces MITTANEVIEFVKENDVKFIRLAFCDPFGTQKNISIMPGELSSAFENGVSFDASAIKGFHDVTKSDLLLFPDPSTLTVLPWRPGPGRVVRFYCDIKNPDKTVFTHDSRNILKRVVKRCAEMGYVCKIGAECEFYLFKMDENGEPTDKTLDYGGYLDIAPLDKGENIRREICLCLQEMGLKLETSHHEQGPGQNEIDFKFSDALNSADNILTFKSAVKAIAARNGLYASFMPKPIAGQSGNGLHTNISLSKNGFNIFNKKNGDHSKIVESFIAGVLQKTPEITLFLNPITNSYERFGKYEAPKYVSWSHQNRSQLVRIPAANGEKVRMELRSPDPTVNPYLAFALIISAGLDGIEKALSLPPAVDADLFNADESVTKKLSVLPDSLAQAIALSEHSEFVKSIIGEEMLMKYIAFKKEEVQSFQNAENKENFYKERYFKFI
- a CDS encoding ANTAR domain-containing response regulator, producing MIVSNTEKSIAFFTQVLQSFSVSRIVTVFSCSEARTLLLEQDFDLVVINAPLRDESGESLSRHIATKGISQVILVVKSEFYDEISDVVEDYGVITIEKPINKNHFWLALKLAKAAQNKLKSMQVENTKLLQKIEDIRIVDRAKCILISYLNMSESEAHKYIERQAMDTRTTKRAVAEGVLKTYES
- the purF gene encoding amidophosphoribosyltransferase; the encoded protein is MRVSDKLHEECAVFGVSVKTDEAAGITYNGLLSLQHRGQEGAGIAVISENQITCHKDVGLVSEIFSGGELEKLPKCSAAVGHTRYSTTGSNTKENVGPFITEYLTGRIATAHNGNITNAKDIKNKLKKHGLRFNATSDSEVASSLIAYYMMKEDDAIKGVIRAASDLRGAFSLIILCSTGKLIAVRDPYGYRPLCIGKNDIGIAVASESCALEANGFDFVRDVLPGEIIVIENSKIIFENVELQKNDECGGLCIFEYVYFARPDSIIDNLSVYEARFNMGTILAKEYPVEADVVCGVPDSGLEAAIGYSMQSGIPLVSGFVKNRYIGRSFIYPTQTQRENAVRLKLNPLSANVRGKRIVLVDDSIVRGTTSEKIVRSLKNAGAKEVHLRISSPPFRYTCHYGTDIDNEENLIANQMNINEICKEIGADSLGYISIDGLRRACEKCKVSFCTSCFATSGAKKILRKSELE